The Chiroxiphia lanceolata isolate bChiLan1 chromosome 3, bChiLan1.pri, whole genome shotgun sequence DNA segment AATCTTAGGGGACCAAAGGATCCGTTGAAGGAGAAGGATGAGATGGTGaggttttcttctctgctccaTTTATGGAATAAACTTGGTCTCAGATCAGCATCTTTTGGGTGCAGTCCCCAGTACCACTGGGGAACTGCAAATCAGGGATTCAAACAGATCTTGTGATCATCTCCCACCCCACATTCATTGACTTGAGGTGCTGTCAAGGCTCCCTAGATGGTGGGAGGTCAGATGAAGATGTAGCTCTTCGTGGTGAACTACTTGGTTACATTATATGTTGAGGGGTAAAGCCCACTTGTGGAAAGGGGACAGTAACAGAGACCtccaaaagaaacacagaaagcacTCTGTTGAGAAGAATTGGTTGTGCCTGGCTTACCTGCTCTGTAGAGGCATTAGCTCATTAACTCACACATAGGACAGCCAAATTATGGTTTTGTCCTCACGGCAACATGAACATACTGAATTAAGTGGGTCATGAGCAAACCTGGACAGCAAAGCCTGGGGCCTTGTCTGTAAATAACGCCTACAAAGTCAGGTTTGTATCTCAGGGAAATGACTTGTGAGCTCTTTGGAGGATGCTGTTGCCGAGTGATCAACAAGACTCTGCCTGCTGGATGCTGCTTCCATACCCACAGTCATGACCTCAAAGACAGCCCTGTGCTGTCTGAGCACCCTCAGCAATGATGGCTAAAGTCaccaataaataaaacaaggcAGCCAAAGCTTCTTTTCTACTCTGCCTTTACAAGTCTTCACTCAATAATGAGACCTGCTGGCTCCTTATGCCCAGACAGTGCGCAGATGCTGTGGATTTGCCTTTATTAGAGAGAACTTTTAAAAGCTGAGATGGAGCTTAGACAAGATTGAAGCAAACTATGTGTAGGCCAGATCCTAAATATAGTTGGAATACCACCCCTTAATTGGCTGTCGAGTCTTTCCAAACCAAATTCTTCTTCAAATTCCTTTTTAGTTGTTGTTGGAAATTCTGCCCAAGTGTAAACcaaattgtttttcaaaatacatttttgtagATGTgagcaagcagaagaaaaactattCTTGTAGCtgcacattttgctttcttacaCTTTGAGAACTTGCTTCATAGgacaaaaggcagaaagtgaGACTACCCAGTGGCCTCTGCTAGCACCTTCCTTTTTGTGACATGCTTTTAAAACCCATACATAATccattctctcccccatcctgctTGGGGGAAGTGAAGAAacagctgtgtggtgtttaCTTGACAGCTGGGGCTAAACCACGATACGAGTTTTCAAATTGCACCTGCAATAATGATCCAGATACTGCTTTGGATTACCTGAAGATATTGAGGGGAGAGTGTGTGTTAGGTTTAAGTGTATTACAGTGAAGTACAAATAGATTTTAGTCTTTCCAAAATCTCACCTTGTCCCCAGCTGTGAGATGAAATAATACAGCAAGGATAGTTTCCCAAAAGATTCACTTAACACCTTGAAAAAATAGCTGAAGTGTGTTGATTTCTTTTATCCTGATCTAAAAAATTCAGCTTGTAAGTTCTAGATCAAATCATTCTTGGTTGCCTCTCAGGAAGATTCAAGATGCCCCAAACAACTCCAATGGCACTGATGAAAGCAGAGTATATGGGACATCACACAAAGCACCGCAATAGCCTcgaatgttttatttaaagtgacTTTATTAAAACACTGTTAATATAAAATGTGACCAAGTACAATTTTTTTGTAAGaatgtttaataaaaacatattcAAGAAAGAAGGAGCATCAACTCTTGTTAAGCACAGGAAAAACCTACCAGGATAAGTAAAAAGTTCTGCAGCATGTTCTACCAGCTGGTCCCAATGTGTCTTAGGGTCGAGTTAGCCAATGGAAGAGACAGGCAGTCAAGTTTCTTCCCTAAGAAGCTTTAAGGTATTTAGCAGAGATTTAATGTAACACTCCCCAACAGTAGAAGACTTCATTTTCAGATCTCCGCAAATCACAAGAAGATTAGAATTTGCATCTTCATTTTGGATTTAGAACTTTTCAGCAGCTCAATGTACAGAAAACTAGATTCACTGGTAACTGTAAACTCCAAGATTAACATTTGTCAGCTTTGAAAAAAGGTGCGAGTCAATGCTAATTATACACCTAAAGAATTTGTGCTAAAGTTGTTCTAAGCTATATTAGTGCTGGATGCTTGTAGCAAATGCTAAAAAAGTGCAGCTAAttaaaaaacagcagaaaagtcCAGGATGGTAACAAGTACTTTCTGAACTGCTGACTGCAGAGATAATATCCATGAATTACAGGAGTTTGTACAACTCAGGAAGAATGTAAATATGCTTTCAGAAGTCTGTAAATAAGACTATGCAATGACTTCCACTCTGTGGCAATCTTCCCCTTTAGCTAAGAAACCTCTTAAGAAAACACTAGAAAAATTGGAAGGTTTGGCCTTTGTGGTTCAATTTTTTGGGGGAGTGAGGGGTTCGAGGAGGAGTGGAAGGAGACACATACTTACAGCATTTTCCTTGATCAACAAGTAAGTTTTAATGCTCTATCAGCACACTCTGTTTGTTCAGAGAAAGCAGCACACCAATTAGAGGTAAAGATTCTTCCAGGACATTTCAAACTCTTCCTGTAACAGGTAGAAAAAAGTCCTGCTGCATCCAATTCTGCACATGTAACTGCCCCTGGCACCAAACCAAATGTCAAGTGCTAATCCATGAGAAGCCTAGCACAACTATGGTCTAGGAGATGGTGACCTTCTTACAGCCTTGGCTGGGACCCATTAGAGCCCTGTGTTTTGCCTTCTACCCCAAACAAATGCTATGGGACTATTGCTGAGGTAAAGGGAAAAGTCAAACCTTTGGCATTGGAGCAGACCAGTCACTGGCTGTGCGTAGGGGAATTAAGGCTTCAAGGTGAGGTAAACACAGTGAGAATCAGTGTGTAAATcatgctgcatttcagagaCGACAGATTCAAACAACAGCTACTCTTGTTCTCTACATTTTAAACACCAAAGATCATTCAAAAGCAGAACTGGAGGCAAGACTGCTGAGGGCCACCTTGAGATGCCTCTCTGCACCTCAGGAACAAATGTAACTCAGATGTTGAACACTAAAGAGAATGTACccacaaggaggaaaaagcacCAAAGTTGATGAGTCCTTGAGACGATAAgctgcttaaaaacaaaaaagccttaCGCTGCTATGACCTCCCATAAACATAGTGGTTTCCTGACATAAAGGTAATCTACACTCCAGAAATTCTCCAGTGCTGTAGTTCCAGCACTAGTATTGTGAAGAGTTATGCTCTAGTAAGGAGGCAGTGAAATTGTTAGGCTTGTGTTCCCTGAAGAATTTCGCCAATTCGTTAGTTGTTGTTCCATTCCCCTCTACCCACCCCCAAGTCTTTAATCCAGAGAACAGAAACACCTGTCATTTCCACATATCATTTTTCTAACATTCTTATGTTATTATAGCAGATTTGTAGGGTACAAACACAGTGCTTCTTTGGATCCATCATTTTGGCAATGCCTTTGCcctcttcagaagaaaagtgttttcaatAAGTGGTACAAAAGTaactttcaaacaaaacaaaatctataAATCAATGCAATTctgtatgtttgtttttcatactACTTTCGCTAGCTATCTGAAGTATGGAATGATTTTCTTACTTGGAACCATTGCACGTGCAACACTATTTCTTACAAGCCATGCTAGCAAGGTTTCAATTGAAAACAGCAGTCTGGTCCTGCAGGTTCCATTTGTAGGATACAGAGACTctcatttgtgtttctttaacATGTGTATGGTAACTTCTCCCATTCTCTCAATACAGTAGCTACCAAAAATTTtaagagatattaaaaaaatatccaaatgaAACCACACTTCTatcactgtttaaaaaacaaaactgcataTGGTGTTACAAAAGTATACAAAGGCAACATTTAAGAGTTTGAAAGTTACTTCTAGAAAAAGACACAAATTCTAGTAAATTAACATACAAGGAGAAAGGTATTCCACTCCTTCCTCAAAATTAGTTTGATCTGTTTTGAAGTATCTTTTACCAGTTGTCCAGAAAATCAAAGCCAGTCTTCAAGATAACATTGCTTGTACTAgtctggaaggggaaaaagaaagaaataatatgtAGTTGTTAATTATGGTATTACGAACTCAGTATTTGACTGCCTatctacaaaataaaatttaaaatgttgtctGCCAATATTTCAAGGTCTTCGCCTTGCCCTAGACACCTAAAAACCTACACCATAAAATGCCAGACATGGAAAAATACTCACAATGGCCATTTAAAGGcaattgcaaataaaaataaaattcttttcatgggctgcaggcaaaaacttatttttttccttatggaaAAATTCATAAAGATCAATCTTTTAGACTAGAGTGGGAATTGCAGAGaatgaaacaaacacagaagagaagcatCACTAATTCAACAGATTGTCTGTTGCAATTATAGTCAGTTGTTTCCAGGAAACTACACAGTTTAAACTTTGATGACAAGTTATTTACTAGGCTATCAAGAACATGCTCACTCCTGCAGTGTTTCACTTTTAGCCATGACATTTGAAGTGATTTTAGTGTTCAGGAAAAGTATTCAATAGGCACAGGTGAGTCTCTGCATTATCTTCCTAGAGCATGGCTTCCCAGAACAGGGAAGATAAttcagagaaggggaaaggaagaaaattctaTAATACATAAAATTCTCTAATACTCTGTTCATATTTTGACATGGGGAGTGTGTTTTTccacagagggaaaaatcagGCTTTTCAAACTGTTTCAGTTAGCTTGAAAAAATtcccaaaggaaataaaactagCAAATCATTAATTTGTAGGAAAACAAGCTAAAGCCTTTAATTAAATTAGAGAACTACCATGGTCACAATTTGCAGCAGAACAGCTCAATAAGCATTATCTCTtagtttcagaaaaaataactaATCATAGGGCTTCAAATACTGAAGTGGCTTAAGTATTGTTCTCTCCTAAGTGCTGCCACTTCTCTTGCAACGAGCTACCTCATTCTGTATCTTTCTGACCTTACATAATCTTGTTCAGAATTTAAACAATCACAGTTTGGAAAATACAGTAGAGAAAAAGTTATGCCATGTGCTGAAGATGTACAGTAATGTGTCAGGCTATTGCCAGAGTGATGCCACAGATTACAAACAGaactgcacagctctgtttGAAGAACTGCTCCTCTTCCCTACTCCACAGTTTTCAGGTTTCagatctctttcttttctttccttcactaTGTCATATCCTGCTGatccctttcttttctcacaGATCAGCATCTCAgcatctgcttttaaaatagcttCAATTGGCTATTGAGCTGCTTAaggttattttttgttgttgggttgtttgggtttttttattaaaaaaacattcagaaagcTAATTCTGGAAGCTCACTCTATTTCTATTTTGGACtttaagagaaaacacatttgaaagCAGCGCAGCTGCCTGGGACAAAGCACTGGGAAGTGGCTGTCAGGCTACTGCCTGAAACAGCTGAGAAACTAGTTCACCATTCACCACTATGCTGTGTGTACCAATAAAGTATCCTAGCCTAGACTCCAGCTTATCtacttttcaatttaaaaatttattctttccattaagtgttttgctgtttcaaaaaaaccctaaaaacaaaccaaaccaaccaaacaaaaaaaaccctcactcaaccaaaaaaaacctgcacaacCTCTTTTACTTTATATAGCATGTTACTAGGTAGCTTGCTGTCGATTAGCCACTGGGTGCCTTGTCAGCATTTCTGGtgttatatttaaattatgCCTTTATCCTatgtgttaaaaaatatttaattcaagTTAATGTGTTaaacttttaaacaaaaggTGAAATAGACTCCTTCACATTTGAAAGATAAAAAGCCATCAAGCTTTATGGAGTCCCTGATCTTTGAGAGTGGCCCTCTCAGATTTTAATGTACtttacagtttttaaatctAAGGACAGTGGATATAGCAGTACTTACCTGTCCAGGCATTTGTGGGTCTGTAAGTATAGTACCATCAGTATCTTCTTTGTTTGTCCTAGATGATGCCAGATCCTGTGGTGGGTCAGGAAGAAAGAAGTCATCTAGAGAACTAGTGGGGAGTTGAGTAGGTCGAGGTTTCTCCCATTCGAGAGATACGGAAGGTAGGCTGGGGGCGACAGACTTCTCTGATTTAGTTATGCTCGGCTTCTCAGCTTTTGTCATCTCCTTTGGAGTAGACTCTTGTCTGTAAAAAGAGGGAAGGggtttctctcctttctccatgGACTTGATCTGGCTGGGGGTCAGGGACTGGAACTCAGACTTGTCTCCTTCAAACTTTGAGCGCTCTGCATTTATCTTCCAGAAAGAGGactcctcttcctttctggGTGCTATCAACCCATCAGAGCCAGGGGTCTTATTGGCCTGAGAAGATTTAGGGACTTGGACGCCAGGTGCTGCTTTAACAGGTTGCCTCTGTTCATTTTGCATCTGGGTACCACCTTGTTCTTGTATGGATAGAGATGCAACGCTGAACTCCATCTGACTCTGTTCAGggttaaagaaaaacagtatttcaaagacccTCACAAAGATAGTTTTGACCTTCCGATCTTGATGCATATAGGTAACACCTTTGCCCACAGTGACGCAACTCCCAGACAACAGGTACACAAAGCTAACTTATTTTCTCAATAAATGTCTATTTTTGTAgtttcataaaaataacaatttttaaaagtctgaagTGCAAGCAAATATAAGAGTCCTAGACCTGCTGCAGATTAGTCAGAGAAAACAATCAGGCAATCATATTCGAGTTACTCAGTGCATGCACAGCACTAAAACATTAGAAGAGCGACACTAAAACATCAGAACAGCTGCAgatgtattttgaaaatcatagatgttttacatgaaaatattaaGCAAAAAAAGCTTTACAGTGTAGTTTAAAAGACAATCTTCCACTACAGCCTTTGAAATAGTTGGCTACAATTCCACCTACTTCCAAGATAAAGGATTAGATGTAGTGGGTATGCACAGGCAAGTCATTTTACAATTCTAATGCAcctctgaaggaaaagaaacaactcCAGCAGGACCAGTTCTTCACCTATTCCAGaaccttgttttgtttttacttgcAGTGCAAATAGCTAGTCCTTTCTGATACGTAACACTGGGTCAAGGAAGCAAGTGTCCACAGCTAATGCATGATACAGATCTTGCAAAAGTCACCCGAAAGCTAACAGTACttcaaaatgttcattttaCTTACCACCACTTCAGTAAAATGATTGTCAACTAGTTGCACACTCTTTAGGCTAATAGAAGTTAGGCCTTATTTCACTCTGAGAAACATGTAACCATCTTTAGGAGCACAGACAGCACCATAGCAAGTGCCAGGAAAGAACAACCTAATGGTCTAGacttttgtttgcaaaatggaacaaataatgcaaaaaaaaaaattgcatttactGTTACAGCTATGCTGTTTGCCTGACTGGGTTTGAAAAAACTCAGACGAGTTGTAGCTTTTCCTACAAATGGTTAATAGATACTTCAGAACTTCATTACAGATTTGTGATGTTTTTTCCCATTCTACTTCATTACCCAACCTTTCTGAATAAAACTGCAATAGTATGTATGGGCCTGATTCTAAAACAAGTCCCAGTTGCATATCATTTTCACTAGAAATGTTTGATCTTGAGTCCTACATTATTGTGCATGTTAAGTTCAAAGGGACTCTAGTTCTAGCAGGTCTCACACGACTAGTAATTAATATTCTAAAACTTCTCATCCAAGAgcaactgttaacccagcaactgattatttataaaacaattttttttaaacagtcatCAGCTGCCTACACATAATTTGACTCATAGACTTACTTCTGACCTTTCTAAAGAACTagatatattatttttccaagGTTATAGGCAAGGAAGCACCAAGCTCCATGTTTTCACTAAGAATATACTGTTATCAAAAGATGCAGAACATAAATAAGCTGGAAGTAATTATAGCTCAGCTAGAGTAAGGTGAGTGCAAGGATACACACAACTCTTACCAAACAGCTCAACACCCCATGCTGCCTGCAAAAAACCGAAGAGGAAAACCGTGGtgctccaattttttttttcaacaaaagtCATGACGTAAACCTAAGCGCAGAAGATTTATCCTTAGATAAATTTTGCATAAACAAATTATAGATGCACTGGTGTTGAGGATTATTTACAGTGACTGCCATTCCTTACATTAAAATATAGGGATTTATTTGCCTAAGCTCATTTGGCAGCAGTACTGAATAGAGATTTATCACCCTGAAGTTAAGACGCTTTACGACTTTAGAACTGATAAAATTCCAGCTTAAAAAACCCATAACACAATATAAAATAGACCTGCACTTCTCTActatccaaaagaaaaaaaaaagacagattaaaaaaaaaatccatcttgattttggggctatctcaaaccatgacaaaagCCTAAATTGTGTAAGACTTGTCATGTAGGAATTAAAACAGTGCTACTTTTTATCCTTCAACAGTCAGCTGCCTTCTGAGTAGACTCTCCCAGGGCTCACACTAGGGATGACAGTAGCTAAAGGCCACTACAGCAGGAGTCACTTTCAGTAAAATGATTCCTTCACCCTCCAGCCCAAGAGAGAGGGAAAGTCAGTGCCCAGAGGGCAGAGAGGCTATCACAACCCCAGATCCACCAGGACAGTGTTGGaaataaaacccagcaaaaacACTGAtggaagggaagcagaggtCTGTtagaacaaaaatcagaaaaagtaAACCAACAAGATGGCTCTGCATTTCAATGTCAGTAAGACAGACAAGCAAAGCCAGGCCTCCTGAGAAGTTCTTAGACTGTGGAGCtaaagatatattttatgttcttttttatgGGTCCAAATATCAACTCAGATGTCTGGTTTGGAAGTGGCACATCACTTCTAGAGTAGAGTGTGGCACTGCAGCACAACTTCAAGCAGTTGTGCCTTTCCAATGTGCTCATGGATGCATGTTCTGAAGAAGATGTCCTTTTTGTCCTCTTAGTATGGAGATCATGGAGTGTACCTTTCCATTTCAGAAGACAGGGCCACCTGACATTTAAGACTGCATACTTGTATCATGGTATGCTTTGGAGATCAAACAGTTCATAATCTGACATGGAATAATCCAAATGAAAATCTTTCTTCAGGAGTTTGCGTTCTCCCACAAGGAAGGTAAAGAAGATAAGACTACCCTGACAGGTTCTGAAAGCACTATGTCTCAGCATGATGTAAATGCAGCTCCGTGAGGTCAGATGTATAATTCTGCTTCTAGCATTTAGCTCAAGAAGCCAAGAACTTCTGTGGACCAGCCGCAAGATATTCTGTATTCCTTGAAATATATAATGCTTCTATTTGACTTTTCAGGTTACTTAACACAACTAAGCCCCTAAgctaatgaaagaaaattattaataggCAGCATCTTTCAAGTAAAAAAACTGGCAATAAAACACCCTCCCCCGCAAGATAAAACAAACTAAATAACAGAACAGCATCATAAGTAGGAAGATAATTTCACATAGAGATGGAGAAGACCCATGTGTGAAACACCCTATGCTGACATCTAAGTAATGAATAGTGCTGTACACTCTAATGAGTCACTAGACACTacaaatgtgattttaattAGTGTTCTGCTCTCAGTTTCTTACATCAGATTGCAAATTGGCAATTGGTTGCgtcagcaggagaaaaaaggaaacaatatttaaaagacagttaccccctgaaaaaaacatttcctttttcttaaggCTTGCCAACCATGAGAATAGCATCTCTCCTGGCCCCAGTCAATATTAGGGCAGCAGCTCGCCTGTCAAGGATCATACTGTGCGCTCGCTTTCCTCAGGCTGAGGCAGAGTTGCTGTGAGCTGCACTGGCATACAGCAGTGGAAGGGTGCCTGTGGCACTCTACTAGCTGCCACCTTGGGGAAGCAAACACTGAACACTGGGATATGATGTCATGATCAAAAGTGAATTGTCATTTAGGCACCCTTTGGGATTCTAGAGACAGGGTTTCTGTCCCCCGCTGCTTTCATAGATTTTGTATGACTTTAAATGAGCTGCAGTTTCTGTACTTATAATTCTCTATctaaggaataaaacaaaattattttctttttcctacccTTTGTCCAAATTGTATTCCTGGGAACTATTCAGCCCAGAAACTCTCAAGAGTTTACAGACAGGCTAGTGAGGTCCCAACTGCAATTTCTAGAAGTTATCGGAATTCAAATAAAAGCTATTAACAGCAGTAGTATTTTCAAGATGTTGCAAGAGCAAATCTTTCTCAACACATtgagagaggggggagagagagcaTGTGAAAGCATGCAACTAAGCAGTATTTTGAGGCAGAGTAAACCTGGAAGTCTGTGTTCTTTTTGGTCTTATCCCTCTGTTCCCAAACCACTGCAAGGGTTCAAATAAAGGATGCCCTGTCTTGatcatttttctgaataataaatatgaataatatTATAAATTGCAGTTTTTAGGAAGCTGTATATCCATCTTTCCTTAAAAAGATGATATTAAGGTATTTAGGAATTTTGTTTATTGGATTAAAAAATTTAGACTAAGCTTCAGTCTCAAGGCAGCAATAATCCACCAAATCATACTAGTGGTTGTACATACTCATGAGAAACAATGTATTCTGAAAGAGGCACCACATACTGAGAATGTCATGATTTAATAATACTGTATAAAATCAGGTCTCAGTTCATAAGTCTATATTAAAAACAAGATGACCACAAAGAACCCAGGAACTTTTTAAGCATCTTATTCACTCATCAGGAATGTGTAGTATTTTACTAAGCAGTCACGCAAATACAGCCAAAACAAATTGTTTTCCTTGGCAGGCTGAAAAATCCAAATTGTTGAGaaaaaactgcagaaacacTGTCAAAAGCAACTTGTTTTAAGCACAGACTAATAAATGCAGAGGTAAGAAAGCCAACTTTAAAAAGATTTAGAAGATGACTTTGCTTTGCTGAatggacaaaaccaaaataaatatggGACTCAAAGTAGTTGCAGTTTTTGCTTTATCTCCTGTGCACATCGTGGGTGTTTTTAGGATCTTTTCAGTCAGAAAGAAATCGTTAGGTCAGCAGAGGCAAATTGCAAGGGCAAAAAATAGAGCCAAGTACTCAAAACCAATCTAAGTAATTTTAGTCCCTACAGAAAGACAATGCCAAACATATACAGCATGGATCTCTGGAAGAAATTACATTATATACTCTTTTGTGATATGAACGGCATTCTAGTCTGCCACTGCTACCATCTAGCTTGAGCCAGCTGATGCTGACAGTATCTGGTACATGCCTGGTTTTATGCCCAAAAAGAACTGTCTAAAGAGTGATGCAGGTAACTGAATCCTTAGCTGAGAACACTTGGCCATGCcgaataaaataaacattgaaCACAGCTTCTATTACCACAGGGTGCGTTTTTTTTGCTCAAGAACTAATAGTCAACAGTGGTCTTACAGCACCgtgttttaaatgtgttttaaagggAAGGCTAATCCCAAAACCTCAGGGGTCACGCTTCTTTCCTTCCAAGGAAGTATTGCCATTTATGCTCGCTTGGTAAAAATAATTACACCAAATTATAGTTTATAACAAACAATTATAATATCAGGCTGCTAAGCgaaggaaggaaaaacctcttttcttgaacttttttcctatttaaaacaaaacaaaatcctccACAACAAGGACTTGTATGAGGAAGGATACTGAAGTCTGTCTTTTAGTTTTAGATAAGGGAAACAGTTTGCAAACCGTGTTTCTTtgtaaatgcaatttttctcttcctaaatCATTGCTAGGATTAGATCACTTCTGTAGCAATATAATTAGGGAATTCAGACATGGAGGCAGCAAACAGATTATTG contains these protein-coding regions:
- the C3H1orf198 gene encoding uncharacterized protein C1orf198 homolog produces the protein MASMAAAIAASRTAVMNGNRPLDERERKRFSYFSSLSPMARKIMAEKERIRERYGPEWERLPPRQQDEIIDKCLVEPHVQARYAAHRGAARPPAPPASYPSLRLNTGQKVVRFGDEDITWQDEHSAPFSWETKSQMEFSVASLSIQEQGGTQMQNEQRQPVKAAPGVQVPKSSQANKTPGSDGLIAPRKEEESSFWKINAERSKFEGDKSEFQSLTPSQIKSMEKGEKPLPSFYRQESTPKEMTKAEKPSITKSEKSVAPSLPSVSLEWEKPRPTQLPTSSLDDFFLPDPPQDLASSRTNKEDTDGTILTDPQMPGQTSTSNVILKTGFDFLDNW